The following are from one region of the Denitrobacterium detoxificans genome:
- the carB gene encoding carbamoyl-phosphate synthase large subunit: protein MPKRTDIKRILVIGSGPIVIGQACEFDYSGTQACKVLAEDGYEVILVNSNPATIMTDPQLAVRTYVEPITVEAISQVIEKERPDALLPTLGGQTGLNTAVDLAKAGILDQYGVEMIGCDLQAIERGEDRKQFNECMEKLGIETARSGYAYSVEDALGLAAEIGYPLVLRPSFTLGGAGGGIAHTEDELRLIVRQGLELSPAGEVLVEESIEGWKEFEMEVMRDSDGNGIIVCSIENFDAMGVHTGDSITVAPAQTLTDTEYQRMRVASLAILEEIGVETGGSNVQFALNPENGRLIVIEMNPRVSRSSALASKATGFPIAKAAAQLAVGYTLSEITNDITKVTPACFEPSIDYCVVKVPRFAFEKFKGTDDTLSTRMKAVGEVMAIGRTFEESLGKALRSLENSHAGLGADGVSFDEENFRDLVTRPTADRIFYMAEALRRGWSVEEVCEATRIDRFFVDRMADMVRIQENLRGMSLYDLDADAMRLLKRSGISDAQIAHLTNTQEITVRAFRRGLGVVPSFKKVDTCAAEFHSDTAYHYKTYDSCESEVAPKTRKRAMILGAGPNRIGQGIEFDYCCVHASYALHDAGYETIMVNCNPETVSTDYDTSDKLYFEPLTYEDVMDIIDVEQPDGVVVTLGGQTPLKLARALEAAGVNVMGTKPDAIDLAEDRDRFSAILDELGITYPRAGMASTYEQACLVARDIGFPLLVRPSYVLGGRGMAIVYDREQLETYMEQAARISPDHPVYLDRFLEDAVECDVDVLCDGEEVYIGGILEHIEMAGIHSGDSACCIPPFTFSAAIQEKLRDIARRLALRLGVRGLMNVQCAIKDAVVYVIEANPRASRTVPFISKATGVPLAKCAARIMAGETIAQMNLPADDRKLDHFSVKEAVMPFGRFPGADTVLGPEMKSTGEVMGVARTFPAAYAKTQTAISYRLPEEGKVFISVNDRDKRSIISLARDFVRLGFTLLSTEGTAQVLEASGVPVEVVRRVSQPSPNIGDMVSNGEVALIVNTPFGHDTRDDSYYLRLEAVRHGVMNLTNLPAAQAMVSAMESARAQAPRVIALQDLPQTYL, encoded by the coding sequence ATGCCTAAGCGCACCGACATCAAGCGCATTCTCGTTATCGGCAGCGGCCCCATCGTCATTGGCCAGGCGTGCGAGTTCGACTATTCGGGCACGCAGGCGTGCAAGGTGCTTGCCGAAGATGGCTACGAGGTTATCCTGGTCAACAGCAATCCCGCTACCATCATGACCGACCCGCAGCTTGCCGTGCGCACGTATGTAGAACCCATCACGGTGGAAGCCATTTCGCAGGTCATCGAAAAGGAGCGCCCCGACGCGCTGCTGCCCACGCTGGGTGGCCAGACGGGCCTGAACACGGCCGTCGACTTGGCAAAGGCCGGCATTCTCGATCAGTATGGCGTGGAAATGATTGGCTGCGATCTGCAGGCCATCGAACGTGGCGAAGACCGCAAGCAGTTCAACGAGTGCATGGAGAAGTTGGGTATCGAAACGGCGCGCAGCGGCTATGCCTACTCGGTGGAAGATGCCCTGGGCCTTGCCGCCGAAATCGGCTACCCGCTGGTTCTGCGCCCCTCGTTCACGCTGGGTGGCGCTGGTGGCGGCATCGCGCACACCGAAGACGAACTGCGCCTCATCGTGCGCCAGGGCCTGGAGCTTTCCCCCGCGGGCGAGGTTCTCGTGGAAGAGAGCATCGAGGGTTGGAAAGAGTTCGAGATGGAGGTCATGCGCGATAGCGATGGCAACGGCATCATCGTGTGCTCCATCGAGAACTTCGACGCCATGGGCGTTCATACGGGCGATAGCATTACCGTTGCCCCCGCTCAAACGCTTACCGACACCGAATACCAGCGCATGCGCGTGGCTAGCCTGGCCATCCTCGAGGAAATTGGCGTGGAAACGGGTGGCAGCAACGTTCAGTTTGCTCTGAACCCCGAAAACGGCCGCCTTATCGTCATCGAGATGAACCCCCGCGTATCGCGCTCTTCGGCGCTTGCCTCCAAGGCTACGGGTTTCCCCATCGCCAAGGCCGCAGCTCAGCTGGCTGTGGGCTACACGCTCAGCGAAATCACCAACGACATCACGAAGGTGACGCCCGCTTGCTTCGAGCCCTCCATCGACTACTGCGTCGTGAAGGTGCCGCGATTCGCATTCGAGAAGTTCAAGGGCACCGACGACACTCTGTCCACGCGCATGAAGGCCGTGGGCGAGGTCATGGCCATTGGCCGTACGTTCGAAGAGTCCCTGGGCAAGGCCCTGCGTTCCCTGGAGAACTCGCATGCGGGCCTGGGTGCCGACGGCGTTTCCTTCGACGAGGAGAATTTCCGCGACCTGGTCACGCGCCCCACGGCCGACCGCATCTTTTACATGGCCGAGGCGCTGCGTCGCGGCTGGAGCGTGGAAGAAGTCTGCGAAGCCACGCGCATCGACCGCTTCTTTGTGGATCGCATGGCCGATATGGTGCGCATCCAGGAGAACCTGCGCGGCATGAGCCTGTACGACCTCGATGCCGACGCCATGCGCCTGCTGAAGCGCTCGGGCATTTCCGACGCGCAGATTGCGCACCTCACGAACACGCAGGAAATCACCGTGCGCGCGTTCCGTCGTGGCCTGGGTGTGGTTCCCAGCTTCAAGAAGGTCGACACCTGCGCCGCGGAATTCCACAGCGACACGGCGTACCACTACAAGACGTACGATAGCTGCGAAAGCGAAGTTGCGCCCAAGACGCGCAAGCGCGCGATGATTCTGGGCGCGGGCCCGAACCGCATTGGCCAGGGCATCGAGTTCGACTACTGCTGCGTGCACGCCAGCTATGCGCTGCACGACGCCGGCTACGAGACCATCATGGTGAACTGCAACCCCGAAACGGTCTCCACCGACTACGACACGTCCGACAAGCTGTACTTCGAGCCGCTCACGTACGAGGACGTCATGGACATCATCGATGTCGAGCAGCCCGACGGCGTGGTCGTCACGCTGGGCGGTCAGACGCCCCTGAAGTTGGCCCGCGCGCTGGAAGCCGCTGGCGTGAACGTCATGGGCACGAAGCCCGACGCCATCGACCTGGCCGAAGACCGCGATCGATTCAGCGCCATCCTCGACGAGCTGGGCATTACCTATCCCCGTGCCGGCATGGCCTCTACCTACGAGCAGGCCTGCCTGGTGGCGCGCGACATCGGCTTTCCCCTGCTGGTTCGTCCCAGCTACGTGCTGGGCGGCCGCGGTATGGCCATTGTGTACGACCGCGAGCAGCTGGAAACCTACATGGAGCAGGCTGCGCGCATTTCGCCCGACCATCCCGTGTACCTCGACCGCTTCCTGGAAGATGCCGTGGAATGCGACGTCGACGTGCTGTGCGACGGCGAGGAAGTCTACATCGGCGGCATCCTGGAGCACATCGAGATGGCCGGCATTCACTCCGGCGACTCCGCGTGCTGCATTCCGCCGTTCACCTTCAGCGCTGCCATTCAGGAAAAGCTGCGCGACATCGCGCGTAGGCTGGCCCTGCGCCTGGGCGTGCGCGGTCTCATGAACGTGCAGTGCGCCATCAAGGACGCCGTGGTGTACGTCATCGAGGCGAACCCGCGCGCGAGCCGTACCGTGCCCTTCATCAGCAAGGCCACGGGCGTGCCGCTGGCCAAGTGCGCGGCACGCATTATGGCGGGCGAGACCATCGCTCAGATGAACTTGCCGGCCGACGACCGCAAGCTCGATCACTTCAGCGTGAAGGAAGCCGTTATGCCCTTCGGTCGCTTCCCGGGTGCCGACACGGTGCTGGGGCCCGAAATGAAGTCTACGGGCGAGGTCATGGGCGTGGCCCGCACGTTCCCCGCGGCATACGCGAAGACGCAGACGGCCATTTCGTATCGCCTGCCCGAAGAGGGCAAGGTCTTCATCTCGGTGAACGACCGCGACAAGCGCAGCATCATCTCGCTGGCGCGCGACTTCGTGCGCTTGGGCTTCACGCTGCTGTCCACCGAAGGCACTGCGCAGGTGCTCGAAGCGTCGGGTGTGCCGGTGGAAGTGGTGCGCCGCGTAAGCCAGCCGTCGCCCAACATCGGCGACATGGTGTCGAATGGGGAAGTGGCCCTGATCGTGAACACGCCCTTCGGCCACGACACGCGCGACGATAGCTACTACCTGCGTTTGGAGGCCGTGCGCCACGGCGTCATGAACCTTACGAACCTGCCCGCTGCGCAGGCCATGGTGAGCGCCATGGAAAGCGCCCGCGCCCAGGCTCCGCGCGTCATCGCCCTGCAGGACCTGCCGCAGACGTACCTGTAA
- the carA gene encoding glutamine-hydrolyzing carbamoyl-phosphate synthase small subunit, giving the protein MSKISDKLLAGTSKPTRVPAKLALADGTIWAGYSCGATGEVFGEVCFNTSMTGYLEVATDPSYAGQIVTMTYPQIGNYGVCPDDVQRDHTALRGMVVRDMCYTPSNWRSAESFPAFLARNGVVGIEGIDTRALVRHIRNAGAQMAVLSTETLDDAQLLAKLAAAPAFVGTNYVEQESCDEPHEYTAENVPAGHQFAYGKAPEAKYHVVAYDCGMKDGILENLVRVGCRVTVVPWNTPAEQVLAMHPNGVFLSNGPGDPDAVEGTYSQVEKLLGKVPLFGICLGHQMLSKACGCTIEKLKFGHRGGNQPVMNLRTGRVEITSQNHGFGIVYSSLGELVPEESGGIAQHAEDLRAYAEAHVAPVVCNEKVGRVQLTHINLNDGTPEGIACLDIPAFSVQYHPEAQCGPTDAHYLFAAFVRLMDGRSDYLDIDIAQDRLAGWTFAEQKEAQHA; this is encoded by the coding sequence ATGAGCAAGATTTCAGACAAGCTCCTAGCTGGTACGTCGAAGCCCACGCGCGTGCCCGCAAAGCTGGCTCTTGCCGATGGCACTATTTGGGCGGGGTATTCCTGCGGTGCAACGGGCGAGGTGTTCGGCGAGGTGTGCTTCAATACCTCCATGACGGGGTATTTGGAAGTGGCCACCGATCCCAGCTACGCCGGCCAGATCGTCACCATGACGTATCCCCAGATTGGCAATTACGGCGTCTGCCCCGACGACGTGCAGCGCGACCATACGGCCCTGCGCGGCATGGTGGTGCGCGACATGTGCTACACGCCCAGCAACTGGCGATCCGCTGAATCCTTCCCCGCGTTCCTCGCGCGCAATGGCGTGGTGGGCATCGAGGGCATCGACACGCGTGCCTTGGTGCGCCATATTCGCAATGCGGGTGCCCAGATGGCTGTTCTTTCCACGGAAACCCTCGACGATGCGCAGCTGCTTGCCAAGCTAGCCGCTGCCCCTGCGTTCGTGGGCACCAACTACGTGGAGCAGGAATCGTGCGACGAACCGCATGAGTACACGGCTGAAAACGTCCCCGCTGGCCATCAGTTTGCCTACGGCAAGGCGCCCGAGGCGAAGTACCACGTGGTCGCCTATGACTGCGGCATGAAGGATGGCATTCTGGAAAACCTGGTGCGCGTGGGCTGCCGCGTAACGGTGGTGCCGTGGAATACGCCCGCCGAACAGGTGCTCGCCATGCATCCCAACGGCGTGTTCCTTTCGAATGGCCCGGGCGACCCCGACGCCGTGGAAGGTACGTATTCCCAGGTGGAAAAGCTGCTGGGCAAGGTGCCGCTGTTCGGCATTTGCCTGGGTCACCAGATGCTTTCGAAGGCCTGCGGCTGCACGATCGAAAAGCTGAAGTTCGGTCATCGCGGCGGCAATCAGCCTGTCATGAACCTGCGCACGGGTCGCGTGGAAATCACCTCGCAGAACCATGGCTTCGGCATCGTGTATAGCAGTCTGGGCGAACTCGTTCCCGAAGAGTCGGGTGGCATTGCGCAGCACGCCGAAGACCTGCGCGCCTATGCGGAAGCCCATGTTGCTCCCGTCGTGTGCAACGAAAAGGTGGGTCGCGTGCAGCTCACGCATATCAACTTGAACGATGGCACGCCCGAGGGCATTGCATGCCTGGATATCCCCGCGTTCTCGGTGCAGTACCATCCCGAGGCCCAGTGTGGCCCCACCGACGCTCACTATTTGTTCGCCGCGTTCGTGCGCCTTATGGACGGCCGCAGCGATTACCTGGATATCGACATCGCTCAGGATCGTCTGGCCGGTTGGACGTTCGCGGAGCAGAAGGAGGCCCAGCATGCCTAA
- a CDS encoding dihydroorotase, with the protein MAFLLKNARVVDPQVELDEVCDILVEDGKIAQVGKGLSAANAEEIDCTGKVVTPGLVDIHVHLRDPGQEQKEDIASGTRAAAHGGFTAVACMPNTKPTIDNAITVEYVQRMAEKVGKCRVHVVGSCTQGLAGETLSEMGDMVRHGAVAFTDDGHGVQGAGMMRRVMDYANQFGKVVMSHCQDEDLVGDGVVNEGVCSTRLGMLGWPAEGEELQIARDIALCRLTGTPLHIQHITTARGVDLVRQAKAEGLPVTAEATPHHLFLNEDAIDDTYNTYLKVNPPLRTEEDRLAVTAGVLDGTIDCIVTDHAPHTDWEKDCEFAIAAFGMTGLETSLGLVLTQLVRTGVMDYAQMVQLMAVNPRSIIQVDPVTIQEGSVADLTVIDPEVEWTVSVDDFCSKAKNSGFIGATLTGRATDVFVGGVPTLRNGAIVE; encoded by the coding sequence ATGGCCTTTCTGCTTAAGAACGCACGCGTAGTCGACCCGCAGGTCGAACTCGACGAAGTCTGCGACATCCTTGTTGAGGACGGCAAGATTGCCCAGGTGGGCAAGGGCCTTTCTGCTGCCAACGCCGAAGAAATCGATTGCACGGGCAAGGTTGTCACGCCCGGTCTGGTAGATATTCACGTGCATTTGCGCGACCCAGGCCAGGAGCAGAAGGAAGACATCGCCAGCGGCACGCGCGCCGCTGCGCATGGTGGCTTCACTGCCGTGGCGTGCATGCCCAACACCAAGCCCACCATCGATAATGCCATCACGGTTGAATACGTGCAGCGCATGGCCGAAAAGGTGGGGAAGTGCCGCGTTCACGTGGTGGGCTCCTGCACGCAGGGCCTGGCGGGCGAAACGCTCTCCGAAATGGGCGATATGGTGCGTCATGGCGCCGTTGCCTTCACCGACGATGGCCATGGCGTGCAGGGCGCCGGCATGATGCGCCGCGTCATGGATTACGCCAACCAGTTCGGCAAGGTCGTCATGTCTCACTGTCAGGACGAAGACCTGGTAGGCGACGGCGTGGTGAATGAGGGCGTGTGCAGCACGCGCCTGGGCATGCTCGGCTGGCCGGCGGAAGGCGAGGAACTGCAGATCGCACGCGATATCGCCCTGTGCCGCCTTACTGGCACGCCGCTGCACATTCAGCACATCACCACGGCACGTGGCGTTGATCTGGTGCGTCAGGCGAAGGCCGAGGGTCTGCCCGTCACGGCTGAGGCCACGCCGCATCACCTGTTCCTGAACGAAGACGCCATCGACGATACGTACAACACGTACCTGAAGGTGAACCCGCCGCTGCGCACCGAGGAAGATCGCCTGGCCGTAACCGCCGGCGTGCTCGACGGCACCATCGATTGCATCGTCACCGATCATGCGCCCCACACCGACTGGGAAAAGGATTGCGAGTTCGCCATTGCCGCCTTCGGCATGACGGGCCTGGAAACCTCGCTGGGCCTGGTGCTCACGCAGCTGGTTCGCACGGGCGTTATGGATTACGCCCAGATGGTGCAGCTCATGGCCGTGAACCCGCGCAGCATCATCCAGGTCGACCCGGTTACCATTCAGGAAGGCTCTGTGGCCGACCTCACGGTCATCGACCCTGAAGTCGAATGGACGGTTTCCGTGGACGACTTCTGCAGCAAGGCGAAGAACTCCGGCTTCATCGGCGCTACGCTCACGGGTCGCGCTACCGACGTGTTCGTGGGCGGCGTGCCCACGCTGCGCAACGGCGCCATCGTGGAATAG
- a CDS encoding aspartate carbamoyltransferase catalytic subunit, which produces MAFNHKHLIDITEYSADDIMQILETAVTFMEVNERKIKKVPLLKGVTVVNMFNEPSTRTKSSFELAEKRLSCDVLNFGGKSTSVVKGESLVDTLETLDSYKIDMVIVRDRHAGVPRLISQHTPAAVIDAGDGKHQHPTQALLDLFSIWRAKGSLDKLHVGIVGDIGHSRVCGSLIPALKIMGAEVTVIAPNTLLPARPDVLGADHVTANLNEALPELDVVYMLRIQRERLEGAPYPSLREYNMLFGLTREREKFMKPDAIVCHPGPINRGVELDSYMADHPERSVILDQVYAGICTRMAALYLLLGGSDNGLSA; this is translated from the coding sequence ATGGCCTTCAACCATAAGCATCTCATCGACATCACGGAGTACTCCGCCGATGACATCATGCAGATTCTGGAAACCGCCGTCACGTTCATGGAAGTGAACGAGCGCAAGATCAAGAAGGTGCCCCTGCTGAAGGGCGTCACCGTCGTGAACATGTTCAACGAGCCCTCCACGCGCACCAAGTCCAGCTTCGAGCTAGCTGAAAAGCGCCTGTCGTGCGACGTCTTGAACTTTGGCGGCAAGAGCACGTCCGTCGTGAAGGGCGAAAGCCTGGTCGACACGCTGGAAACGCTCGACTCCTACAAGATCGACATGGTCATCGTACGTGACCGTCACGCTGGCGTGCCGCGTCTCATCAGCCAGCATACGCCCGCTGCCGTCATCGACGCCGGCGACGGCAAGCACCAGCATCCCACGCAGGCGCTGCTCGACCTGTTCAGCATCTGGCGTGCCAAGGGCAGCCTCGACAAGCTGCACGTGGGCATCGTGGGCGACATCGGCCACAGCCGCGTATGCGGTTCGCTTATCCCCGCGCTGAAGATCATGGGTGCGGAAGTCACCGTCATCGCCCCGAATACGCTGCTTCCCGCGCGTCCCGACGTGCTGGGCGCCGACCACGTAACGGCCAATCTGAACGAGGCGCTGCCGGAACTCGACGTGGTCTACATGCTGCGCATCCAGCGCGAACGCCTGGAGGGCGCGCCGTACCCCAGCCTGCGCGAATACAACATGCTGTTCGGGCTCACGCGCGAGCGCGAGAAGTTCATGAAGCCCGACGCCATCGTGTGCCATCCTGGCCCCATCAATCGCGGCGTGGAACTCGATAGCTACATGGCCGACCATCCCGAGCGTTCGGTCATTCTTGATCAGGTGTATGCGGGTATTTGCACGCGCATGGCTGCACTGTACCTGCTGTTGGGAGGGAGCGATAATGGCCTTTCTGCTTAA
- the pyrR gene encoding bifunctional pyr operon transcriptional regulator/uracil phosphoribosyltransferase PyrR — protein MSGNAQVKSVCMDGTEIERSLTRIAHQILEANHGAQSIALVGIVTRGDLLAKKLVSKIQEIEGVEVPFGHLDISFYRDDYLTHLAPEVHETHIPFNIDGKDIILVDDVLYTGRTIRAALDALMDLGRPKTVQLAVLVDRGHRELPIRADFVGKNVPSSSDENVRLFLEEVDGKSEVDILDIEPGSRAGSAPLGGGR, from the coding sequence ATGAGCGGAAATGCGCAAGTGAAATCCGTGTGCATGGATGGCACGGAAATCGAGCGATCCCTTACGCGTATCGCCCACCAGATTCTGGAAGCTAACCATGGCGCCCAGAGCATCGCGCTTGTCGGCATCGTCACCAGGGGAGACCTGCTGGCGAAGAAGCTGGTGAGCAAGATTCAGGAAATCGAGGGGGTGGAAGTTCCCTTCGGTCATCTCGACATTAGTTTCTATCGCGACGACTATCTCACGCATCTGGCCCCCGAGGTTCACGAGACCCATATCCCGTTCAACATCGACGGCAAGGACATCATCCTCGTCGACGACGTGCTCTATACGGGCCGCACCATTCGCGCGGCACTCGATGCCCTCATGGACCTGGGCCGTCCCAAGACGGTGCAGCTGGCTGTCCTGGTCGATCGCGGTCACCGCGAGCTTCCCATTCGCGCCGACTTCGTGGGCAAGAACGTGCCTTCTTCCTCCGACGAGAACGTTCGTCTGTTCCTGGAAGAAGTAGACGGAAAATCTGAAGTCGACATTCTGGATATCGAACCAGGCTCTCGCGCCGGTTCCGCCCCGCTGGGAGGTGGCAGGTAA
- a CDS encoding GatB/YqeY domain-containing protein, protein MTYDELKDQIKDAMRARDKVRLSILRQVHGELKDIEVNERRDVTDEDVTAMVKRLIKQTSETLEGSQKAGTDEERTQNLQRQVEILNDLLPAQLAGEELTALVEKTIAELGAETKRDMGKVMGALNAATGGNFDKAQAAKDAGARLS, encoded by the coding sequence ATGACCTACGATGAGCTGAAAGACCAGATTAAAGATGCCATGCGCGCCCGTGACAAGGTGCGTCTGTCCATTCTTCGTCAGGTTCACGGCGAGCTGAAGGACATCGAAGTGAACGAGCGCCGCGACGTTACCGACGAAGACGTAACCGCCATGGTGAAGCGTCTCATCAAGCAGACGAGCGAAACGCTGGAAGGCTCGCAGAAGGCGGGCACCGACGAAGAGCGTACTCAGAACCTGCAGCGTCAGGTGGAAATCCTGAACGATCTGCTTCCCGCTCAGCTTGCTGGTGAGGAGCTTACCGCCCTGGTGGAAAAGACCATTGCCGAGCTGGGAGCCGAAACGAAGCGCGACATGGGCAAGGTCATGGGTGCATTGAATGCCGCGACGGGTGGCAACTTCGACAAGGCGCAAGCTGCCAAGGATGCGGGCGCGCGCCTTTCCTAA
- a CDS encoding 2-oxoacid:acceptor oxidoreductase family protein, producing MAKDLNIILAGFGGQGLLFAGKIIAQAGLIEGREISWLPSYGPEMRGGTANCSVCLSDEPIGSPLVTEPDVLVAMNQPSVYKFIDAVVPGGLVLVDTTLVPDIPQRDDVRIFPIPSTQLAEENGFKTLSNVILTGKLFAETQFCKKESIEEALTKVIPPRKQKLLAPNQKALALGMSL from the coding sequence ATGGCGAAGGATCTGAATATCATCCTGGCGGGCTTTGGTGGGCAGGGTCTGCTCTTCGCGGGCAAGATCATTGCCCAGGCGGGCCTTATCGAAGGCCGCGAGATTTCCTGGCTTCCCAGCTACGGCCCCGAAATGCGCGGCGGCACGGCGAACTGCAGCGTGTGTCTTTCCGACGAACCCATTGGCAGCCCGCTCGTAACCGAGCCCGATGTTCTGGTTGCCATGAACCAGCCGAGCGTCTACAAGTTCATCGACGCGGTTGTTCCCGGCGGCTTGGTTCTGGTGGACACCACGCTGGTGCCCGATATTCCGCAGCGCGATGACGTGCGCATTTTCCCCATCCCCAGCACCCAGCTGGCGGAAGAGAATGGCTTCAAGACGCTTTCGAACGTCATTCTCACGGGCAAGCTCTTCGCGGAAACGCAGTTCTGCAAGAAGGAGAGCATCGAGGAGGCGCTTACCAAGGTTATTCCCCCGCGTAAGCAGAAGCTTCTCGCCCCGAACCAGAAGGCGCTCGCCCTGGGCATGTCGCTCTAG
- a CDS encoding thiamine pyrophosphate-dependent enzyme, translated as MTQEKKIMFQRPKSLLPVPFHYCPGCPHGIVHRLVAEAMDKMDLEGKAVGVAPVGCSVMAYDYFGCDMIEAAHGRAPAVATAVKRVHPGNLVFSYQGDGDLASIGMAETVHAATRGENITVIFYNNAIYGMTGGQMAPTSLPNQITQTSPYGRDVNTAGYPIRVCELLKDLDGVAYLERVTVDTPAHVRKAKKAIEKAFTYQMEGRGYTLIEIVGTCSTNWGLTPQESFEWMRENMLPYYPLGVYKDVVADGYPSIREAAAARAAECPIAQKEA; from the coding sequence ATGACGCAAGAAAAGAAAATCATGTTCCAGCGACCGAAGTCGCTGCTGCCCGTTCCGTTCCACTATTGCCCCGGCTGTCCGCATGGTATCGTGCATCGCCTGGTGGCGGAAGCCATGGACAAGATGGATCTCGAGGGCAAAGCCGTGGGCGTGGCGCCCGTTGGCTGCTCCGTTATGGCCTACGACTACTTTGGCTGCGACATGATCGAGGCTGCGCATGGTCGTGCTCCCGCGGTGGCTACCGCCGTGAAGCGCGTGCATCCCGGCAACCTGGTGTTCAGCTACCAGGGTGATGGCGACCTGGCCAGCATTGGTATGGCGGAAACGGTGCACGCCGCAACGCGTGGCGAGAACATCACGGTCATCTTCTACAACAATGCCATCTACGGCATGACGGGTGGCCAGATGGCTCCTACCAGCTTGCCGAACCAGATTACGCAGACGTCTCCCTATGGTCGCGACGTGAACACCGCGGGCTATCCCATTCGCGTGTGCGAGCTGCTGAAGGACCTCGACGGCGTTGCGTACCTGGAACGCGTTACGGTCGATACGCCGGCTCACGTGCGCAAGGCCAAGAAGGCCATCGAGAAGGCGTTTACCTATCAGATGGAGGGTCGCGGCTACACGCTCATCGAAATCGTGGGCACCTGCTCCACGAACTGGGGTCTTACCCCTCAGGAATCCTTCGAGTGGATGCGCGAGAACATGCTGCCGTACTATCCGCTGGGCGTGTACAAGGACGTCGTCGCCGATGGCTACCCCAGCATTCGCGAGGCTGCTGCGGCGCGCGCCGCGGAATGCCCCATCGCGCAGAAGGAGGCGTAA
- a CDS encoding 3-methyl-2-oxobutanoate dehydrogenase subunit VorB — protein MAEKVLMKGNEALAAAAVRAGCRFYFGYPITPQTEIAAYMSKTMPKIGGTFLQAESEVAAINMLYGASAAGARCMTSSSSPGVSLKAEGISYMAGADLPGVIINVERGGPGLGSIQPSQQDYWQATRAMGHGDSRHIVFAPCTVQEMADLVYLAFDKADEYLMPVVILADGLLGQMMEPVVLPPEKTDLPEKPWATCGHGGKRPHNVANSLYLQPDQLEDKLIERYKRYEKVEQTEQRSEGFMLEDAEYVVVAFGASARIARTAVTKARAEGIKVGLLRPITLWPFPNDALAATVDQAKAYLSVEMSMGQMVDDVRLAIHDARPVSFFGRTGGMIPSPAEVLDAIRKMAEQAGE, from the coding sequence ATGGCTGAGAAAGTACTTATGAAGGGCAACGAGGCCCTTGCCGCAGCCGCCGTGCGTGCGGGTTGCCGTTTCTACTTCGGTTACCCCATCACGCCCCAGACGGAAATCGCGGCGTACATGAGCAAGACGATGCCGAAGATCGGCGGCACGTTCCTGCAGGCCGAAAGCGAAGTTGCCGCCATCAACATGCTGTATGGCGCTTCTGCCGCTGGCGCGCGCTGCATGACGTCGTCCTCGTCGCCGGGCGTTTCCCTGAAGGCCGAGGGCATTTCCTACATGGCTGGTGCCGACCTTCCGGGCGTCATCATCAACGTCGAGCGTGGCGGCCCGGGTCTGGGCTCCATTCAGCCCTCTCAGCAGGACTATTGGCAGGCCACGCGCGCTATGGGCCATGGCGATTCGCGCCATATCGTGTTCGCTCCCTGCACCGTGCAGGAAATGGCCGACCTGGTCTACCTTGCCTTCGACAAGGCCGATGAATACCTCATGCCCGTGGTCATTTTGGCCGACGGTCTGCTGGGTCAGATGATGGAGCCCGTAGTGCTCCCGCCCGAAAAGACGGATCTTCCCGAAAAGCCGTGGGCTACCTGCGGTCATGGCGGCAAGCGCCCGCACAATGTGGCTAATTCGCTGTACCTGCAGCCCGACCAGCTGGAAGACAAGCTCATCGAACGCTACAAGCGCTACGAGAAGGTCGAACAGACCGAGCAGCGCAGCGAGGGCTTCATGCTGGAAGATGCCGAATACGTGGTCGTGGCCTTTGGTGCCAGCGCTCGCATTGCCCGCACTGCCGTTACCAAGGCGCGCGCGGAAGGCATCAAGGTTGGTCTGCTTCGCCCCATCACGCTCTGGCCGTTCCCCAACGACGCCCTTGCCGCCACGGTTGACCAGGCCAAGGCCTATCTGTCGGTGGAAATGTCCATGGGTCAGATGGTCGATGACGTGCGCCTTGCCATCCACGACGCTCGTCCCGTTTCGTTCTTCGGTCGTACGGGCGGCATGATTCCTTCCCCCGCGGAAGTGCTCGATGCCATCCGCAAGATGGCCGAACAGGCAGGTGAATAG
- a CDS encoding 4Fe-4S binding protein, translating into MSRIIVDETYCKGCGLCVDACPLGIVELDTERINAKGYHPAHLVDEERCTACCSCATMCPDVAITVERF; encoded by the coding sequence ATGTCGCGAATTATCGTAGACGAGACGTATTGCAAGGGGTGTGGCCTGTGCGTCGATGCGTGCCCTCTGGGCATTGTCGAGCTCGATACCGAGCGCATTAACGCAAAGGGCTATCATCCTGCGCATCTGGTAGACGAGGAGCGCTGCACGGCATGCTGCTCGTGCGCCACGATGTGCCCCGATGTGGCAATTACGGTCGAGAGGTTCTAG